A stretch of the Desulforamulus ferrireducens genome encodes the following:
- a CDS encoding Rqc2 family fibronectin-binding protein: MAFDSLVMAAVAQELADLLIGGRLEKIQQPSAHEIIMVIHTRERGKQRLLLSAHAQDARIHLTSQAFVNPLNPPIFCMVLRKHLEGGRVRALEQVGLERILKIAIDSRDELGRPAEKLLLCEIMGKHSNILLVDPANNTIVDGIHRYSHAVSRYREVLPNRPYLPPPSQGKVDPRELSEEDFKSLLLASNWDSSVANALLQKIAGLGPQICRELVVRAGLPIDYAVEHCGDYEMTKLWEQLQWICAMLKEGNFEPTLLLDRRGLPVDFAAVNLSHLRANRRETAGISEILDQYYRKITQVRLLENEQHSLLQIVRKEISRLKKKCDLHRQSLASAEKAEKYRIYGELLTANLYRIEQGPEAVVENFYHPTGEKITIPMDANLTPSQNAQAFFKKYLKAKNTREAVINHLAQAEAELGYLEAVETAVLQAQDMEALAEIRSELEEQAYLKPRSQQGKGKAKKEQVRPQPLSFISSNGLSILVGKNNKQNDYLTLRLAADDDIWLHTKDIPGSHVIIRRGQNQDIPEQTLLEAASLAAWFSKARHAGKVPVDYTQRRHVRKPRGAKPGMVIYDHQQTLMVVPSEELVEQLMDNTTT; the protein is encoded by the coding sequence ATGGCTTTTGATAGTTTAGTGATGGCTGCCGTTGCTCAAGAGCTGGCAGATTTGTTAATAGGGGGCCGGCTGGAAAAAATCCAGCAGCCCAGTGCCCATGAAATTATTATGGTCATTCATACCCGAGAGAGAGGCAAGCAACGTCTGTTGCTCTCAGCCCATGCCCAGGATGCTCGCATTCATCTAACCAGCCAAGCCTTTGTCAATCCCCTTAATCCCCCCATTTTCTGTATGGTGCTAAGAAAACATCTGGAGGGTGGACGGGTTCGTGCCCTAGAGCAAGTGGGGTTGGAACGCATCTTAAAAATTGCCATTGATTCCCGGGATGAGCTGGGCCGCCCGGCGGAAAAACTGCTTTTGTGTGAAATCATGGGTAAACACAGTAATATTCTGCTGGTAGACCCTGCCAATAACACCATCGTGGATGGCATTCACCGATACTCTCATGCGGTATCCCGTTACCGTGAGGTGTTACCTAATCGGCCTTACCTGCCACCGCCCAGCCAGGGTAAAGTAGATCCCAGAGAGCTATCTGAAGAAGACTTTAAATCCTTACTTTTGGCCAGCAACTGGGACTCTTCGGTGGCCAATGCCCTGTTACAAAAAATTGCCGGCTTGGGTCCCCAAATCTGTCGAGAACTGGTGGTAAGGGCTGGTTTGCCCATAGATTACGCCGTGGAGCACTGCGGTGATTATGAAATGACCAAGCTGTGGGAACAACTCCAGTGGATTTGTGCCATGCTCAAGGAAGGTAACTTTGAGCCTACCTTGCTCTTAGATCGCCGAGGTTTGCCTGTGGATTTTGCCGCTGTCAATCTCTCCCACCTACGGGCCAACCGTAGGGAAACCGCCGGTATTAGCGAGATTCTCGATCAGTACTACCGGAAAATCACCCAGGTACGTTTGTTAGAAAACGAACAACATTCGCTGCTGCAAATTGTCCGTAAAGAAATCAGCCGTTTAAAAAAGAAGTGCGATTTACATCGACAATCCTTGGCCAGTGCTGAAAAAGCTGAGAAATACCGGATTTACGGTGAATTATTGACAGCCAACCTTTATCGAATTGAGCAGGGTCCTGAGGCAGTGGTGGAGAATTTTTACCACCCCACAGGCGAAAAGATAACCATCCCCATGGATGCTAACCTTACTCCCTCGCAAAATGCCCAGGCCTTTTTTAAAAAATATCTGAAAGCCAAGAATACCAGGGAGGCAGTCATTAATCATTTGGCCCAGGCCGAAGCGGAGCTTGGTTACTTGGAGGCCGTGGAAACTGCTGTTCTCCAGGCTCAGGATATGGAAGCTCTGGCCGAAATACGCAGCGAACTGGAGGAACAGGCCTATCTAAAACCCCGCAGCCAACAAGGCAAAGGTAAAGCAAAAAAAGAACAGGTACGGCCACAGCCCCTGTCCTTCATTTCTTCCAATGGCTTGTCTATTCTGGTTGGTAAAAATAATAAACAAAATGACTACCTAACCCTTAGATTGGCTGCCGATGATGATATCTGGCTGCATACCAAGGATATTCCCGGTTCCCACGTGATTATCCGCAGAGGCCAAAACCAGGACATACCCGAACAGACCCTCTTGGAGGCTGCCAGTCTGGCTGCTTGGTTTAGTAAGGCTCGGCATGCAGGTAAGGTGCCAGTGGACTATACTCAAAGGCGCCACGTCAGGAAGCCCCGGGGGGCAAAACCAGGTATGGTGATCTATGATCATCAACAAACCTTGATGGTAGTCCCCAGTGAGGAGTTGGTAGAGCAGCTGATGGATAATACTACGACATAA
- the lspA gene encoding signal peptidase II — protein MLRFLLVLILTVAIDLYSKFIVMNKMVLGQSIPLWTNVFHLTYIHNPGAAFGMLAGKTWFFVTITTLVLLGLLLSYRWIAKAGLLYQVALGLVAGGALGNLRDRIVYSKVIDFLDFRIWPIFNLADTAICIGVGLILLDALRDLKKGKGDMA, from the coding sequence ATGTTACGTTTCTTGTTGGTTCTGATCTTAACTGTGGCCATAGATTTATACTCTAAATTTATTGTTATGAACAAAATGGTGTTGGGACAGTCCATCCCCCTCTGGACCAATGTTTTTCATCTCACCTATATCCACAACCCCGGTGCGGCCTTTGGTATGCTGGCAGGGAAAACCTGGTTTTTTGTGACGATTACCACCCTGGTACTGCTGGGTTTGTTACTCAGTTACCGCTGGATTGCTAAAGCCGGACTTCTCTATCAAGTAGCATTGGGTTTAGTGGCTGGGGGTGCCTTGGGCAATCTAAGGGATAGGATTGTTTACTCCAAAGTCATTGACTTTTTGGATTTTCGCATTTGGCCCATCTTTAATTTAGCAGATACTGCCATCTGCATAGGCGTGGGTCTTATCCTGCTAGATGCCCTGAGGGATTTAAAAAAGGGGAAGGGAGATATGGCATGA
- a CDS encoding calcium-transporting P-type ATPase, PMR1-type: MTTRWFAMKRQQVLEKLATCSEKGLDEQEARARLEQFGPNKLMDARKTPPWQMFLNQFKDFMVLVLIAATIVSGFLGEWADAITIMIIVVINAILGFVQEFRAEKSMEALKAMTAPEARVIREGLERKIPAAELVPGDIVLIDTGDKIPADLRLLSVANLEVEESALTGESHAVKKRVESMAGQEEVALGDTRNMAYMGTVVVRGRGTGVVVNTGMHTEMGHITRMIQEAEEDVTPLQRRLEQLGKVLVVFCLLVCALVVVLGVLRGEPIYNMFLAGVSLAVAAIPEGLPAIVTIALAIGVQRMIKRNAIIRRLPAVETLGCATVICSDKTGTLTENQMTVRQVWVGGYPVKVTGEGYDPKGEFHFLGRKGPEFNLFLKCAALCNNAQLTKGDLSVSGLLRNIKAGKLKRVWGVSGDPTEGALMVMAAKGKLWRKEIEKEEKRLTELPFDSIRKRMSVIYQDKSGKLTAYVKGAPDVMLDLCTHIYKDGRIIPFTASMKAETLKQNSEMARQALRVLALAYRPLEGYIKEEDFTEERIEQGLVFLGLAGMIDPPRSSAIQAIQACRRAGIRTVMITGDHQLTAQAVGKELGILSRGAKVLSGTELDRLSDEELQQEAENVAIYARVSPKHKLRIVRALKRNGHVVAMTGDGVNDAPAVKEADIGIAMGKSGTDVTKEASAMVLADDNFTTIVSAVEEGRAIYDNIRKFIRYLLSCNVGEVLTMFLAVLMGMPLPLLPIQILWMNLVTDGLPAMALGVDPAERDIMYRRPRDPQESVFSHGLGWRIISTGILFALGTLLAFAIGLMMGQVDLARTMAFNTLVFYQLTFVFACRSERHSILEVGFFGNPQLILAVTISAALQLAVNYIDFLQPIFKTVPLELKHWVVVLTIAIVPQLLSIVVKSIKDRAKERIMYIRA, translated from the coding sequence ATGACCACGCGGTGGTTTGCTATGAAAAGGCAACAGGTATTAGAGAAGTTGGCTACCTGCAGTGAAAAGGGATTGGACGAGCAAGAGGCTAGGGCAAGATTAGAACAATTTGGTCCCAACAAGTTAATGGATGCGCGGAAAACTCCGCCCTGGCAAATGTTTCTCAACCAGTTTAAGGATTTTATGGTTCTAGTGCTAATTGCAGCTACCATAGTGTCGGGCTTCTTAGGAGAGTGGGCTGATGCCATTACCATCATGATTATAGTGGTTATCAATGCTATATTGGGTTTTGTCCAGGAGTTTCGGGCTGAAAAATCCATGGAAGCTCTGAAAGCAATGACAGCACCGGAAGCCAGGGTGATCAGGGAGGGCTTGGAAAGAAAGATACCTGCGGCAGAATTAGTTCCCGGCGATATAGTATTAATAGATACCGGAGATAAAATACCTGCGGACTTGCGCTTATTGTCCGTGGCCAATTTAGAGGTGGAAGAATCCGCTCTCACCGGTGAATCACACGCCGTGAAAAAACGGGTGGAGAGTATGGCTGGGCAGGAGGAAGTAGCCCTGGGAGATACCCGCAATATGGCCTATATGGGTACTGTGGTGGTCCGGGGCAGAGGCACCGGTGTGGTGGTAAATACAGGTATGCATACCGAGATGGGTCATATTACCAGAATGATTCAGGAAGCGGAAGAAGATGTGACCCCACTGCAAAGACGCTTAGAGCAATTGGGTAAGGTATTGGTTGTTTTCTGCCTACTGGTATGTGCTTTGGTGGTGGTACTTGGTGTACTGCGTGGTGAACCAATCTATAACATGTTTCTGGCGGGGGTTAGCTTGGCTGTGGCTGCTATTCCCGAAGGATTACCGGCCATTGTCACCATTGCTTTAGCTATCGGGGTACAGCGTATGATTAAACGTAACGCCATCATACGGCGTTTGCCGGCGGTAGAAACCCTGGGTTGTGCCACAGTTATTTGCAGTGATAAAACAGGAACCCTGACAGAAAACCAGATGACTGTTCGTCAAGTCTGGGTGGGGGGCTATCCGGTAAAGGTAACCGGTGAAGGCTACGATCCAAAAGGAGAATTTCATTTTCTGGGTAGGAAGGGTCCAGAGTTTAATCTTTTCCTCAAGTGTGCGGCCCTTTGTAACAATGCTCAATTAACTAAAGGTGACCTATCCGTATCCGGCTTGTTACGTAACATAAAGGCAGGTAAACTGAAACGAGTTTGGGGTGTGTCCGGTGATCCCACCGAGGGTGCCTTAATGGTTATGGCCGCTAAGGGAAAACTCTGGCGTAAGGAGATTGAAAAGGAAGAAAAGCGGCTCACAGAACTTCCCTTTGATAGTATTCGCAAGAGAATGTCAGTGATATATCAGGATAAATCCGGTAAGTTAACAGCCTATGTGAAGGGCGCGCCGGATGTCATGCTGGATTTATGTACCCATATTTATAAGGATGGTCGCATTATACCTTTCACTGCCAGTATGAAAGCTGAAACTTTGAAGCAAAACTCTGAAATGGCCAGGCAGGCCTTAAGAGTATTAGCCTTAGCCTATCGTCCACTGGAGGGCTACATCAAGGAAGAAGACTTTACCGAGGAGAGGATTGAGCAGGGGCTGGTCTTCCTAGGATTAGCCGGTATGATTGATCCGCCACGTTCCTCAGCTATCCAAGCTATTCAGGCCTGCCGACGGGCTGGTATCCGAACAGTGATGATCACAGGGGATCATCAATTGACTGCACAGGCAGTGGGTAAAGAACTGGGAATATTGTCCAGAGGGGCCAAGGTATTGTCTGGCACTGAATTGGATCGTCTATCCGATGAAGAGTTACAGCAGGAAGCAGAAAATGTGGCTATCTATGCCAGAGTCAGTCCCAAACATAAGCTGCGCATCGTGCGGGCTCTGAAACGTAACGGGCATGTGGTGGCCATGACCGGGGATGGGGTTAACGATGCACCGGCGGTGAAGGAAGCCGATATTGGCATAGCCATGGGTAAATCAGGCACGGACGTTACTAAGGAAGCCTCCGCCATGGTTTTAGCAGATGATAACTTTACCACCATCGTCTCAGCCGTTGAAGAGGGTCGGGCTATCTATGACAATATAAGAAAGTTTATTCGTTATCTGTTATCTTGTAATGTCGGTGAAGTACTGACCATGTTTTTAGCGGTTTTAATGGGCATGCCGTTACCCCTGCTACCTATTCAGATTCTCTGGATGAATCTGGTTACCGATGGTTTACCGGCCATGGCCCTGGGTGTGGATCCGGCAGAGCGGGATATTATGTATCGTCGTCCCAGGGATCCCCAGGAAAGTGTGTTTTCCCACGGTTTAGGCTGGCGCATTATCAGTACCGGAATACTATTTGCTTTGGGTACTCTACTGGCCTTTGCCATTGGGTTAATGATGGGGCAGGTGGATTTGGCCAGAACCATGGCCTTTAATACGCTGGTGTTTTATCAGTTAACCTTTGTTTTTGCCTGCCGCTCGGAAAGACATTCCATTTTAGAAGTGGGCTTTTTCGGCAACCCGCAATTGATATTGGCAGTAACCATATCTGCTGCCCTACAGCTAGCCGTTAACTACATTGATTTCCTGCAGCCCATCTTTAAAACCGTGCC
- the pyrE gene encoding orotate phosphoribosyltransferase gives MTKEEIIQIFEQTGAMLSGHFRLTSGKHSNRYFQCAQVLQYPQYTEKLCGELASRFAGLGVQTVIGPAMGGILVSYEVGRALGVRSLFTERENGRMALRRNFTIAPGEKVLVVEDVITTGGSVAEVINVVRSLGGEVVGVGVLVDRSNGQADLGVRTEALLQVSVETYEPDHCPLCSQGLPAVKPGSRAVE, from the coding sequence ATGACAAAGGAAGAAATCATTCAAATTTTTGAACAGACCGGCGCTATGCTCAGCGGCCATTTTCGTTTAACCTCCGGCAAGCACAGCAATCGCTATTTCCAATGTGCCCAGGTGCTGCAGTATCCCCAGTATACCGAGAAGCTCTGCGGGGAACTGGCCAGCCGTTTTGCCGGCCTTGGGGTACAAACTGTGATTGGACCAGCCATGGGAGGTATATTGGTTTCCTACGAGGTAGGTAGAGCCCTGGGTGTACGTAGCTTGTTTACCGAAAGGGAAAATGGCCGCATGGCCCTGCGCAGGAACTTTACCATTGCCCCGGGAGAAAAGGTGTTGGTGGTGGAAGATGTGATCACCACCGGTGGCTCGGTGGCCGAAGTAATTAACGTAGTACGCAGCCTGGGTGGCGAAGTGGTAGGGGTTGGCGTGCTGGTGGATCGCAGCAACGGTCAAGCAGATTTAGGAGTGCGTACCGAAGCACTGCTACAGGTATCGGTGGAAACCTACGAACCGGATCATTGTCCCCTCTGCTCCCAGGGTTTACCAGCCGTAAAACCGGGTAGCCGTGCGGTTGAGTAG
- the pyrF gene encoding orotidine-5'-phosphate decarboxylase: MENKIQRAREKLIVALDVASTEEAVALTRQLAPYAGVFKVGMQLFYSAGPEVVRHIKEQGVKVFLDLKLHDIPNTVAQAAKALAGLGADIINVHAAGGTAMLQAAAQAVRERAATLGLPAPLVIAVTVLTSIDQRTFNQEMGLTGEIEDRVKAWALLTRDAGLDGVVASPRETSVIRQVCGEEFAIITPGIRPAWSVSGDQKRIMTPAQAISAGSTYLVVGRPITGTDNPAVAAQKILQEMAEVL; encoded by the coding sequence ATGGAAAATAAAATACAAAGGGCCAGGGAAAAACTAATCGTAGCTTTGGATGTGGCTTCCACCGAGGAAGCGGTGGCCTTAACACGCCAATTGGCGCCCTATGCCGGTGTGTTTAAAGTGGGGATGCAGTTATTTTATAGTGCTGGACCGGAGGTGGTCCGCCACATTAAAGAACAGGGAGTTAAGGTCTTTCTAGACCTCAAGCTGCACGATATTCCTAATACCGTGGCGCAAGCTGCCAAAGCCCTGGCCGGTCTGGGAGCGGATATCATCAATGTCCACGCCGCAGGCGGTACAGCCATGCTGCAGGCTGCAGCCCAGGCAGTGAGGGAACGGGCAGCCACGCTAGGTCTCCCTGCACCCCTGGTCATTGCCGTGACGGTGCTAACCAGTATAGATCAAAGAACCTTTAATCAAGAAATGGGCCTCACCGGAGAAATTGAAGACAGGGTCAAGGCTTGGGCTTTACTTACCAGGGATGCCGGTTTAGACGGCGTGGTGGCCTCGCCCCGGGAAACCTCTGTGATTCGGCAGGTATGCGGAGAGGAATTTGCCATTATTACACCCGGTATTAGACCTGCCTGGTCGGTCTCCGGCGATCAGAAAAGGATCATGACGCCTGCCCAGGCCATCAGTGCAGGGTCCACTTATTTAGTGGTGGGGCGCCCCATTACAGGCACAGACAATCCTGCTGTGGCCGCCCAAAAAATACTCCAGGAAATGGCAGAGGTACTCTAA
- a CDS encoding alkaline phosphatase family protein yields the protein MTVPKKVIYIIIDSIHPRALAQCLEQGKLPAFAFLIENGHFYPDCVSCFPTTTPVCTASLTTGATPDLHGIPGMVWYHRGERRIVDYGANWYSMIKKGLVQVIQDHLFYMNHKHLGWQVRTIYEDLESKGYYTAAANPFIYRGNQEHLVKMPLLMQLVSLFQLESTKIYGPKGLSLGKFYQPPGELRQSATDIRYWHHFGVNDRFSARSARWFLQQQRKPDLLTVYFPDTDQRSHKNDADCCKPCLTRVDQHLQEILNTFSSWQQALAEYIFVLVGDHGHSTIRGRKSLIRLDKLLSIYAQAKIGENPVEEKDIAICANGRMAYIYILRYRPGMRRYIADILIKEPNIDQVMWQDQGWYHVVTTRGKLSFRKGGKLLDHYSNAWEIQGEKEALDLRFEGDVIYYASYPNALERIAQCLDNPNTGELVVTAQPGYLLAGAGAPLWPGKGSHGSLYWEDSLVPLIISGTSGKLLKPRISDVVPFIKSIMS from the coding sequence ATGACTGTTCCAAAGAAAGTGATTTACATAATCATAGATTCCATTCACCCCAGAGCCTTGGCACAATGTTTGGAGCAAGGCAAACTGCCAGCCTTTGCCTTTTTAATAGAGAATGGTCATTTTTATCCTGACTGTGTTTCCTGTTTTCCCACCACCACGCCAGTTTGTACCGCCTCCCTAACCACCGGGGCAACCCCGGACTTACATGGTATACCCGGTATGGTTTGGTATCATCGGGGGGAAAGAAGGATTGTTGACTACGGTGCTAATTGGTACTCTATGATCAAAAAAGGCCTAGTTCAGGTAATTCAAGACCACTTGTTTTATATGAATCACAAGCATTTAGGCTGGCAGGTCAGGACCATTTACGAAGATTTAGAGTCTAAGGGCTATTATACTGCCGCCGCCAATCCCTTTATCTACAGGGGGAACCAGGAACATTTGGTTAAAATGCCGTTACTAATGCAACTGGTGTCCCTTTTTCAGTTGGAATCTACCAAAATATATGGACCTAAAGGACTTTCCCTGGGTAAATTCTACCAGCCGCCTGGAGAATTAAGACAAAGTGCTACCGATATCCGCTATTGGCATCATTTCGGGGTCAATGACCGATTCTCTGCCCGTAGTGCCCGCTGGTTTCTGCAACAACAGAGAAAACCAGACCTATTAACAGTTTATTTTCCTGATACAGACCAAAGATCCCATAAGAATGATGCAGATTGTTGTAAACCCTGCCTAACCAGAGTGGATCAGCATCTACAGGAAATATTAAATACCTTCTCCTCTTGGCAGCAGGCTTTGGCAGAATACATTTTTGTGCTGGTGGGAGACCATGGACATTCAACAATTCGGGGGAGAAAAAGCTTAATACGCCTTGATAAATTACTAAGTATCTATGCCCAGGCCAAGATTGGCGAAAACCCTGTGGAGGAAAAGGATATAGCCATTTGTGCCAACGGACGAATGGCCTATATTTATATCCTGAGATACCGTCCGGGTATGCGCAGATATATAGCAGATATTTTAATTAAGGAACCAAATATTGATCAAGTTATGTGGCAGGATCAAGGCTGGTATCACGTGGTAACAACCAGGGGTAAGCTATCCTTTCGTAAAGGGGGAAAGCTACTGGATCATTACAGTAATGCCTGGGAAATTCAAGGAGAAAAGGAAGCCTTAGATCTCAGGTTTGAGGGGGATGTAATATATTATGCTTCTTACCCCAACGCCTTGGAACGCATAGCCCAATGTCTGGATAATCCCAACACCGGGGAACTGGTGGTTACGGCGCAACCTGGGTACCTGTTGGCCGGGGCCGGTGCGCCCCTTTGGCCGGGAAAGGGCAGTCATGGCTCACTGTACTGGGAAGATTCCTTGGTACCACTAATTATTAGCGGGACTTCCGGCAAATTGCTGAAGCCCCGCATTAGCGATGTGGTGCCATTTATTAAATCAATTATGTCGTAG